The following coding sequences lie in one Myxococcus xanthus genomic window:
- a CDS encoding NifU family protein, with product MSVNIQLEWTPNPSTLKYVVDRRLLAGGAVNFTNPEEAQAKSPLARKLMDVRGVTAVMIGTNFVTVTKGEEGEWDELNDEVMSTLDTHLTANEPVVDEAALAAAREAAGQAGGGTVEGRIQDILDSEIRPAVAMDGGDITLDRFEDGIVYLHMKGSCAGCPSSTATLKMGIEGRLREMIPEVLEVVSV from the coding sequence ATGTCGGTGAACATCCAGCTCGAGTGGACCCCAAACCCCAGCACGCTGAAGTACGTGGTGGACCGGCGGTTGTTGGCGGGCGGGGCGGTGAACTTCACGAACCCCGAGGAGGCCCAGGCGAAGTCCCCGCTGGCGCGCAAGCTGATGGACGTGCGCGGCGTCACGGCGGTGATGATTGGCACCAACTTCGTGACGGTGACGAAGGGGGAAGAGGGCGAGTGGGACGAACTCAATGACGAGGTCATGTCCACGCTGGACACCCACCTGACGGCGAATGAGCCGGTGGTGGACGAGGCGGCGCTGGCGGCGGCCCGCGAGGCGGCGGGACAGGCCGGTGGTGGCACGGTGGAAGGGCGCATCCAGGACATCCTGGACAGCGAAATCCGCCCGGCGGTGGCCATGGACGGTGGTGACATCACCCTGGACCGCTTCGAGGACGGCATCGTCTACCTGCACATGAAGGGCTCGTGTGCGGGATGCCCGTCGTCCACGGCGACGCTGAAGATGGGCATCGAGGGTCGCCTGCGGGAAATGATTCCCGAGGTCCTCGAGGTGGTGTCCGTCTGA
- a CDS encoding DUF2378 family protein yields MPPPPPRVPASVFEGLFVRGLQAEGRLAQELEALGYDSRKPELDYPISLWQRAVALARRERYSELGDEDAYRQLGRQGVFGFAQTLVGRVAAVALPMIGPARALERVPRYLAMMGRSDVDVSMSSEGERGRRLSLSDRYNRPELMAGGLEGMLEMANARPRISVEERSSGGYRLFVRW; encoded by the coding sequence ATGCCCCCGCCACCGCCCCGCGTGCCCGCCAGCGTGTTCGAGGGGTTGTTCGTGCGGGGTCTCCAGGCCGAGGGCCGGCTGGCCCAGGAACTGGAGGCGCTGGGGTACGACAGCCGAAAGCCGGAGTTGGACTACCCCATTTCTCTCTGGCAGCGGGCAGTGGCCCTGGCACGGCGGGAGCGCTACTCGGAGCTCGGTGACGAGGACGCCTACCGGCAGCTGGGCCGCCAGGGCGTCTTCGGCTTCGCGCAGACGCTGGTAGGCCGCGTGGCCGCGGTGGCCCTGCCCATGATTGGGCCTGCGCGGGCCCTGGAGCGGGTGCCTCGCTACCTGGCGATGATGGGCCGCTCGGATGTGGACGTCTCGATGTCCTCCGAAGGCGAGCGCGGCCGCCGCCTCTCCCTGTCGGACCGCTACAACCGGCCCGAGCTGATGGCGGGGGGCCTGGAGGGAATGTTGGAGATGGCCAACGCCCGGCCTCGAATCTCCGTGGAGGAGCGCAGCAGCGGGGGGTACCGTCTGTTCGTGCGCTGGTAG
- a CDS encoding GNAT family N-acetyltransferase, translating into MSTPLPTTLRILRSLTDVPRATWDALVDARATPFLEWTFLTALEESGCAVPARGWHPRHLTLWRGSRLVAAAPAYLKDDSDGEFVFDSPWATAAERAGLRYYPKLVLAVPFTPATGRRVLVAPGEDRAAREAELYAAAQEFARAERLSGIHVLFSTEEELPVLEAQGFAVRLGVQYHWRNQGYRTLEDFLARFHAKRRNQLRRELRALTERGIEVRTLRGDALADVDADTVYRLYATTVDKYPWGQRFLTPDFFARVLARFQHRCEWVEARREGRLVAGAFNFTGANVLYGRYWGCFEEHPFLHFNVCLYHPVSEGITSGLERFEPGAGGEHKLTRGFEPHLTYSAHLLLHPGMDRAVRGFLAHERAAVEGGLPQWRAETGFKEGD; encoded by the coding sequence ATGTCGACACCGCTCCCCACCACGCTGCGCATCCTGCGCTCCCTCACCGACGTCCCCCGTGCCACGTGGGATGCGCTGGTGGACGCCCGGGCCACGCCGTTCCTGGAGTGGACCTTCCTCACCGCGCTGGAGGAGAGCGGCTGCGCGGTGCCGGCGCGGGGCTGGCACCCCCGGCACCTGACGCTCTGGCGCGGCTCGCGTCTGGTGGCCGCCGCGCCCGCCTATCTCAAGGACGACAGCGACGGGGAGTTCGTCTTCGACAGCCCCTGGGCCACCGCCGCCGAGCGCGCGGGCCTGCGCTACTACCCGAAGCTCGTGCTCGCCGTCCCCTTCACCCCCGCCACGGGGCGCCGCGTGCTGGTGGCCCCGGGCGAGGACCGCGCCGCGCGCGAGGCGGAGCTGTACGCCGCCGCCCAGGAGTTCGCCCGGGCCGAGCGCCTGTCCGGCATCCACGTCCTCTTCTCCACCGAGGAGGAGCTGCCCGTCCTGGAGGCCCAGGGCTTCGCCGTGCGGCTGGGCGTGCAGTACCACTGGCGCAACCAGGGCTACCGGACGCTGGAGGACTTCCTCGCCCGCTTCCACGCCAAGCGCCGCAACCAGCTGCGCCGGGAGCTGCGCGCCCTGACCGAGCGCGGCATCGAGGTCCGCACCCTGCGCGGGGACGCGCTGGCGGACGTGGACGCGGACACCGTCTACCGCCTGTACGCCACCACGGTGGACAAGTACCCGTGGGGCCAGCGCTTCCTCACCCCGGACTTCTTCGCTCGCGTGCTCGCCCGCTTCCAGCACCGCTGCGAGTGGGTGGAGGCCCGCCGGGAAGGCCGACTGGTGGCCGGTGCGTTCAACTTCACCGGTGCCAACGTTCTGTATGGCCGTTACTGGGGCTGCTTCGAGGAGCACCCCTTCCTTCACTTCAACGTCTGCCTGTACCACCCCGTCTCGGAGGGCATCACCTCCGGGCTGGAGCGCTTCGAGCCGGGCGCGGGGGGAGAGCACAAGCTCACCCGGGGATTCGAGCCGCACCTCACGTACAGTGCGCACCTGCTCCTCCACCCGGGCATGGACAGGGCCGTGCGCGGCTTCCTGGCCCACGAGCGGGCAGCCGTCGAAGGAGGCCTGCCCCAGTGGCGGGCGGAGACTGGTTTCAAGGAGGGGGACTGA
- a CDS encoding ATP-dependent Clp protease adaptor ClpS — MAQKHEHDTSVITESAPKQKLKKPPLYKVLLHNDNYTTREFVVAVLKEVFHKSETDAVQIMLHVHYNGVGVAGVYTYDVAETKIQTVEAAAQENDMPLRLSMEPEEG, encoded by the coding sequence ATGGCGCAGAAGCATGAGCACGACACCTCCGTCATCACGGAGTCCGCCCCCAAGCAGAAGCTCAAGAAACCGCCGCTCTACAAGGTGCTCCTGCACAACGACAACTACACGACCCGGGAGTTCGTCGTGGCGGTGCTCAAGGAGGTCTTCCACAAGTCGGAGACGGATGCCGTGCAGATCATGCTGCACGTTCATTACAACGGTGTCGGGGTGGCCGGCGTTTATACGTACGACGTCGCCGAAACGAAGATTCAGACGGTGGAGGCCGCGGCGCAGGAGAACGACATGCCGCTGCGACTCTCCATGGAACCCGAGGAAGGTTGA
- the clpA gene encoding ATP-dependent Clp protease ATP-binding subunit ClpA — protein sequence MAGPLIAKELQASFRTALDEARKMRHEYLTLEHLLLALTRDARTREVLKGCGANVKQLQERLVSFLEETVERLPEGVDAEPQQTIGVERVLHRAAMHALSAEQKLIDGGDVLVALFREDESHALYLLQQEGVTRLDLLNYISHGVTKDGEGEGEGEESAGHAAPAGDDDEGESPKKSPLEAYTVQLNIEAKEGRIDPLIGREKELERTIQVLCRRRKNNPLYVGEAGVGKTAIAEGLALHIHEGRVPEVLKDAVVYSLDMGALLAGTKFRGQFEERLKGVLKALKEQPNAILFIDEIHTIVGAGATSGGSMDASNLLKPALASGRLRCIGSTTYQEYKSAFERDRALSRRFQKIEVGEPSVEDTILILEGLKSRYEEHHGVKYQPEAIRAAAELSAKHINDRFLPDKAIDVIDETGSAERLKPEGQRSNTVSGADVEAVVAKMARIPAKSVSASEGVQLQNLEKDLQGVIFGQDPAIKDLVSAIMLARSGLRAPEKPIGSFLFSGPTGVGKTELAKQLAQSLGVEFLRYDMSEYSEKHTVSRLIGAPPGYVGFDQGGLLTDAVRKHPYAVVVLDEIEKAHPDLFNILLQVMDHATLTDNNGRKADFRNIVLILTTNAGAQEMSTKAIGFGDLAKPVDATRAKKAIERTFTPEFRNRLDGWILFSGLPPEVILKVVDKEVRLLQKMLDEKKVKLALTPAARAWLAEHGYDPAFGARPMARLVDNSLKKPLAQALLFGDLKNGGTAHYDVEDDNLKLRTEPATAEVA from the coding sequence GTGGCAGGACCGCTGATTGCCAAAGAGTTGCAGGCCAGCTTCCGCACCGCCCTGGACGAGGCGCGGAAGATGCGCCACGAGTACCTGACGCTGGAACACCTGCTCCTGGCGCTCACCCGGGACGCGCGCACGCGCGAAGTCTTGAAGGGGTGCGGCGCCAACGTGAAGCAACTCCAGGAGCGCCTGGTCTCCTTCCTGGAGGAGACGGTTGAACGCCTGCCGGAGGGCGTGGACGCCGAGCCGCAGCAGACCATCGGCGTGGAGCGGGTGCTCCACCGCGCCGCCATGCACGCGCTGTCCGCCGAGCAGAAGCTCATCGACGGTGGGGACGTGCTGGTGGCCCTCTTCCGCGAGGACGAGAGCCACGCGCTCTACCTGCTCCAGCAGGAGGGCGTCACCCGGTTGGATTTGCTCAACTACATCTCCCACGGCGTCACCAAGGACGGCGAGGGTGAGGGTGAAGGCGAGGAGAGCGCCGGCCACGCCGCCCCCGCGGGCGACGACGACGAGGGCGAGTCCCCGAAGAAAAGCCCGCTCGAGGCCTACACGGTGCAGCTCAACATCGAGGCCAAGGAGGGGCGCATCGACCCGCTCATCGGCCGCGAGAAGGAGCTGGAGCGCACCATCCAGGTGCTCTGCCGCCGCCGGAAGAACAACCCGCTCTACGTAGGTGAGGCGGGCGTGGGCAAGACGGCCATCGCCGAAGGCCTGGCGCTGCACATCCACGAAGGCCGAGTGCCGGAGGTGCTGAAGGACGCCGTCGTCTACTCGCTGGACATGGGCGCGCTGCTCGCGGGCACCAAGTTCCGCGGCCAGTTCGAGGAGCGGCTCAAGGGTGTGCTCAAGGCCCTGAAGGAGCAGCCGAACGCCATCCTCTTCATCGACGAAATCCACACCATCGTCGGCGCGGGCGCCACCAGCGGCGGCTCCATGGACGCGTCCAACCTGCTCAAGCCGGCGCTGGCCAGCGGGCGGCTGCGCTGCATCGGCTCGACGACGTACCAGGAGTACAAGTCCGCCTTCGAGCGGGACCGGGCCCTGTCACGCCGCTTCCAGAAGATTGAGGTGGGTGAGCCCTCCGTCGAGGACACCATCCTCATCCTGGAAGGGCTGAAGAGCCGCTACGAGGAGCACCACGGGGTGAAGTACCAGCCCGAGGCCATCCGCGCGGCGGCGGAGCTGTCCGCCAAGCACATCAACGACCGGTTCCTGCCGGACAAGGCCATCGACGTCATCGACGAGACGGGCTCGGCCGAGCGGCTCAAGCCGGAGGGCCAGCGCTCCAACACCGTCAGCGGCGCGGACGTGGAGGCCGTCGTCGCGAAGATGGCGCGCATCCCCGCCAAGAGCGTGTCCGCCAGCGAGGGCGTGCAGCTGCAGAATCTGGAGAAGGACCTCCAGGGCGTCATCTTCGGGCAGGACCCGGCCATCAAGGACCTGGTCAGCGCCATCATGCTGGCCCGCTCCGGCCTGCGCGCGCCGGAGAAGCCCATTGGCTCGTTCCTCTTCTCCGGCCCCACGGGCGTGGGCAAGACGGAGCTGGCCAAGCAGCTGGCGCAGTCGCTGGGCGTGGAGTTCCTGCGCTACGACATGAGCGAGTACTCGGAGAAGCACACGGTGAGCCGGCTCATCGGCGCGCCGCCGGGCTACGTCGGCTTCGACCAGGGCGGCCTGCTCACGGACGCCGTGCGCAAGCACCCCTACGCGGTGGTGGTGCTGGATGAAATCGAGAAGGCCCACCCGGACCTCTTCAACATCCTGCTCCAGGTGATGGACCACGCGACGCTGACGGACAACAACGGCCGCAAGGCCGACTTCCGCAACATCGTCCTCATCCTCACCACCAACGCGGGTGCCCAGGAGATGAGCACCAAGGCCATTGGCTTCGGGGACCTCGCGAAGCCGGTGGACGCCACCCGCGCGAAGAAGGCGATTGAGCGCACCTTCACGCCGGAGTTCCGCAACCGCCTGGACGGGTGGATTCTCTTCTCCGGCCTGCCGCCCGAGGTCATCCTCAAGGTGGTGGACAAGGAAGTGCGCCTCCTCCAGAAGATGCTGGACGAGAAGAAGGTGAAGCTGGCGCTGACGCCCGCCGCCCGCGCATGGCTGGCCGAGCACGGCTACGACCCGGCCTTCGGCGCACGCCCCATGGCCCGGCTGGTGGACAACTCGCTGAAGAAGCCGCTCGCCCAGGCGCTCCTCTTCGGGGACCTCAAGAACGGAGGCACCGCCCACTACGACGTGGAGGATGACAACCTCAAGCTGCGCACGGAGCCCGCCACCGCCGAGGTGGCGTAG
- a CDS encoding methyl-accepting chemotaxis protein, with translation MSLPQQSFASQLSQQFRQSLGLAPKFVLVTALISATAATLLTGVATRRLESDLADSYLGAGRHVARGLAVAAEQGVSAGASALQPMLDASVGHSDLAYAFIQDSAGNVVAHTFPDGFPDALKDAVATAGAGSVLEADAGGLRLRAMDVVAPVAGGRLGSVHVGVSRDHIDELVSALRVRMVGFAALLVALGVAVSALFGRSIVGPLKSLTEVAGHIVESGDLTRPIQVKSGDEVGRLANSFSQMVERLREVTLNLQQAAVALTQSTEHLNSSSTEQAQTISRQAAALQETQVTAQEIKQTSMLAAQKAESVLSVAERADALAKSGEASIELTMAGLNDIRAQVGEIAQKIVELGERTQQIGGITQTVKDLADQSNMLALNAAIESVRSGEHGKGFGVVAREIRALADQSIEATTRVRELLDDIASQVTLAVRITERGAERMESGLAQVRTSGQNLRELSSIVQDNAAAVRQIAAAVSQQNVGINQITLAVNDLSKMMDETVARIGSTGEAATTLQIISEQLSSAVKSYRVE, from the coding sequence GTGAGCCTCCCGCAACAATCCTTCGCCTCCCAGTTGTCGCAGCAGTTCCGCCAGTCGCTGGGGCTGGCGCCGAAGTTCGTGCTCGTCACCGCGCTCATCAGCGCGACGGCGGCCACCCTGCTCACCGGTGTCGCCACGCGGCGGCTGGAGAGCGACCTGGCGGACAGCTACCTGGGCGCGGGGCGGCACGTGGCCCGCGGGCTGGCGGTGGCGGCGGAGCAGGGGGTGTCGGCGGGGGCCAGCGCGCTCCAACCCATGCTGGACGCCAGCGTGGGCCATTCGGACCTGGCTTATGCCTTCATTCAAGACTCGGCTGGCAACGTGGTGGCCCACACCTTCCCGGACGGCTTCCCGGACGCGCTGAAGGACGCGGTCGCCACCGCGGGCGCGGGCTCGGTGCTGGAAGCAGACGCCGGGGGCCTCCGCCTGCGCGCCATGGACGTGGTGGCGCCGGTGGCCGGTGGCCGCCTGGGCTCCGTGCACGTAGGCGTGTCCCGGGACCACATCGACGAGCTGGTGTCCGCGCTGCGCGTGCGGATGGTGGGCTTCGCGGCGCTGCTGGTGGCCCTGGGCGTGGCGGTGTCCGCGCTGTTCGGCCGCAGCATCGTCGGCCCGCTGAAGAGCCTGACGGAGGTGGCCGGCCACATCGTGGAGTCCGGTGACCTGACGCGCCCCATCCAGGTGAAGAGCGGTGACGAGGTGGGCCGGCTGGCCAACTCCTTCTCGCAGATGGTGGAGCGGCTGCGCGAGGTGACGCTCAACCTCCAGCAGGCGGCCGTGGCGCTCACCCAGTCCACCGAGCACCTGAATTCGTCCTCCACGGAGCAGGCGCAGACCATCTCCCGGCAGGCCGCGGCGCTGCAGGAGACGCAGGTGACGGCGCAGGAAATCAAGCAGACCTCCATGCTGGCCGCGCAGAAGGCGGAGAGCGTGCTGTCGGTGGCCGAGCGCGCCGACGCGCTGGCCAAGTCCGGCGAGGCCTCCATCGAGCTCACCATGGCGGGGCTCAACGACATCCGCGCCCAGGTGGGGGAGATTGCCCAGAAAATCGTCGAGCTGGGCGAGCGCACGCAGCAGATTGGCGGCATCACCCAGACGGTGAAGGACCTGGCGGACCAGTCCAACATGCTGGCGCTCAACGCCGCCATCGAGTCCGTCCGCTCCGGCGAGCACGGCAAGGGCTTCGGCGTGGTGGCGCGCGAAATCCGCGCCCTGGCGGACCAGTCCATCGAAGCCACCACGCGCGTGCGTGAGCTGCTGGACGACATCGCCAGCCAGGTGACGTTGGCGGTGCGAATCACGGAGCGCGGTGCCGAGCGCATGGAGTCGGGCCTGGCCCAGGTGCGCACCAGCGGGCAGAACCTGCGCGAGCTGTCCTCCATCGTCCAGGACAACGCCGCCGCCGTCCGTCAGATTGCCGCCGCCGTCAGCCAGCAGAACGTGGGCATCAACCAAATCACCCTGGCGGTGAATGACTTGTCCAAGATGATGGATGAGACGGTGGCCCGCATCGGCTCCACCGGCGAGGCCGCCACCACGCTGCAAATCATCTCCGAGCAGCTCTCCAGCGCGGTGAAGAGCTACCGCGTCGAGTAG
- a CDS encoding chemotaxis protein CheB, with amino-acid sequence MSVKRPIRVLVVDDSPTMANMLTALLTEEPRIEVVGRAGDGNRAVQLARLLRPDVITMDLLLPGLDGPGAIAAIMSQSPARILVVSAVAEQRGVDLGFQAMSAGALELIGKPNVTNAEELRRWGKELAHSVCLMAEVPVISRRPRAATAPPPPTGARVDIFGVVASTGGPPALADVLSKLPRSLPVPLLIAQHITVGFTQGMVRWLSQVTPLPVAIAKDGERLEPGRVYFPLDGHDLLVDAAGLARLQPSRGGPCPSGDVMLTSLAAAFGRRSGGVVLTGMGEDGARGLLAIRRAGGVTFSQDEASSVVFGMPRAALDVKATDQGVPLASMPELILQSCTFAPFRGGRPEGGPTR; translated from the coding sequence GTGAGCGTCAAGCGGCCCATTCGGGTCCTCGTGGTGGACGATTCGCCCACCATGGCGAACATGCTGACGGCCCTCCTCACGGAGGAGCCGCGCATCGAAGTCGTGGGCCGGGCGGGAGACGGCAACCGCGCCGTGCAGCTGGCGCGCCTGCTGCGCCCCGATGTCATCACCATGGACCTGCTCTTGCCCGGCCTGGATGGACCGGGGGCCATCGCCGCCATCATGTCCCAGTCCCCCGCGCGCATCCTCGTGGTGAGCGCGGTGGCGGAGCAGCGCGGCGTGGACCTGGGCTTCCAGGCGATGAGCGCCGGCGCGCTGGAGCTCATCGGCAAGCCCAACGTGACGAACGCGGAGGAGCTGCGCCGCTGGGGCAAGGAGCTGGCGCACTCGGTGTGCCTCATGGCGGAGGTGCCCGTCATCTCCCGCCGGCCGCGTGCGGCCACCGCGCCGCCGCCCCCCACTGGCGCGCGGGTGGACATCTTCGGCGTGGTGGCCTCCACGGGGGGGCCGCCCGCGCTGGCGGACGTGCTGTCCAAGCTGCCTCGCTCGCTGCCGGTGCCGCTGCTCATCGCCCAGCACATCACCGTGGGCTTCACCCAGGGCATGGTGCGCTGGCTGTCCCAGGTGACGCCGCTGCCGGTGGCCATCGCCAAGGACGGCGAGCGGCTGGAGCCGGGCCGCGTGTACTTCCCGCTGGACGGGCATGACCTGCTGGTGGACGCGGCCGGACTGGCGCGCCTGCAGCCCAGCCGGGGCGGACCGTGCCCCAGCGGGGATGTGATGCTGACGTCGCTGGCCGCCGCATTTGGCCGGCGCAGCGGCGGGGTGGTGCTCACCGGCATGGGCGAGGACGGCGCACGCGGCCTGCTGGCCATCCGCAGGGCGGGCGGCGTCACCTTCTCCCAGGACGAGGCGTCGTCGGTCGTCTTCGGCATGCCTCGCGCCGCGCTGGATGTGAAGGCCACCGACCAGGGCGTGCCCCTGGCTTCCATGCCGGAGCTCATCCTCCAGAGCTGTACCTTCGCCCCCTTCCGGGGCGGACGCCCCGAGGGAGGACCCACCCGGTGA
- a CDS encoding hybrid sensor histidine kinase/response regulator, with amino-acid sequence MPVDPMLQGLVAGFAVEAQEVVQKVTMDLLELEREGLETDALTRLYVRLGRHLHTLKGSAASLGMQDLSDIAHKLEDALAPLKANPQKMPRPVVDILLHGLDLFLLRAQAHADGRGDALPDPAAALAQLVADAPPPEEAAAMVAASGGVAAVAAPAPSAEPVSVPDALPESADAGWRVSSWQVTALMREVERLREVRLRVEERGRELERVAVLLAKQGLLAETAEARTALSGTARSLRTDGEETSDIVDALEDGLKAITTRPVRTILDPLQRMVRDLSRQLGKEARLSVVGSEVSLDRRLLEKLQGSLVHLLRNAVDHGLELPADRERAGKHHEGALTLRVEQQGNLLYLEASDDGAGIDVEVVRRLAEQRGVVTAEETARFNENQLRDLIFRSGFSTRTDVTDTSGRGVGLDAVRASVEALQGRIEVASTPGQGTRFMLTLPTDLGSSPVLVVRVLEQLVGLPMLAVEATQLARAESLRLGKRRAHLEYQGQLLSVVDLGARLGLRALAPPAEGQPLLIVQSGGKRVALVVDAVVGDRDLVIRPLPSEVRDVPAWQGAATLSRGELLLICRPDWLVTETVQVQVSAQRRALVVDDSLTARALHRAMLEAGGFTVHLAASGARALDRLQSDTYDVVICDLDMEEMDGIQLIAKLRERPETASLPVILVSAHDSSVARERGLKAGADGYLSKRECAAGRLLAEVLDVMSRRGSRA; translated from the coding sequence ATGCCCGTTGATCCGATGCTGCAGGGGCTCGTCGCGGGCTTCGCCGTCGAGGCCCAGGAAGTGGTCCAGAAGGTCACCATGGACCTGCTGGAGCTGGAGCGCGAGGGCCTGGAGACGGACGCCCTCACCAGGCTCTACGTCCGGCTGGGCCGCCACCTGCACACCTTGAAGGGCAGCGCCGCCTCGCTGGGCATGCAGGACCTGAGCGACATCGCCCACAAGCTGGAGGACGCGCTCGCCCCGCTGAAGGCCAACCCTCAGAAGATGCCGCGGCCAGTGGTGGACATCCTGCTCCACGGCCTGGACCTCTTCCTGCTGCGCGCGCAGGCCCACGCGGACGGGCGCGGGGACGCGCTTCCGGACCCGGCGGCCGCCCTGGCGCAGCTGGTGGCGGACGCGCCGCCGCCCGAAGAGGCCGCGGCCATGGTCGCCGCCTCCGGGGGCGTGGCCGCCGTCGCCGCGCCGGCTCCGTCCGCGGAGCCCGTGTCCGTGCCGGACGCGCTGCCGGAGTCCGCGGACGCAGGCTGGCGCGTGTCGTCGTGGCAGGTGACGGCGCTGATGCGCGAGGTGGAGCGCCTGCGCGAGGTGCGCCTGCGCGTGGAGGAGCGGGGCCGCGAGTTGGAGCGGGTGGCCGTGCTGCTGGCGAAGCAGGGGCTGCTGGCGGAGACGGCGGAGGCGCGTACGGCGCTGTCGGGCACCGCGCGCTCGCTGCGCACCGACGGTGAGGAGACGAGTGACATCGTCGACGCGCTGGAGGATGGCCTCAAGGCCATCACCACGCGCCCGGTGCGCACCATCCTGGATCCGCTCCAGCGCATGGTGCGTGATTTGTCCCGTCAGCTGGGCAAGGAAGCGCGGCTGTCGGTGGTGGGCTCGGAGGTGTCGCTGGACCGGCGCCTGCTGGAGAAGCTGCAGGGCTCGCTGGTGCACCTGCTGCGCAACGCCGTGGACCACGGGCTGGAGCTGCCGGCGGACCGTGAGCGCGCGGGCAAGCACCACGAGGGCGCGCTCACCCTGCGCGTGGAGCAGCAGGGCAACCTGCTCTACCTGGAGGCGTCCGACGACGGCGCCGGCATCGACGTGGAGGTGGTGCGACGCCTGGCCGAGCAGCGCGGCGTCGTCACCGCGGAGGAGACGGCGCGCTTCAACGAAAACCAGCTGCGGGACCTCATCTTCCGGTCCGGCTTCAGCACCCGCACGGACGTGACGGACACCTCCGGCCGCGGCGTGGGCCTGGACGCGGTGCGCGCGTCGGTGGAGGCGCTGCAGGGCCGCATCGAGGTCGCGAGCACGCCGGGGCAGGGCACGCGGTTCATGCTGACGCTGCCCACGGACCTGGGCAGCTCACCGGTGCTGGTGGTGCGCGTGCTGGAGCAGCTGGTGGGCCTGCCCATGCTGGCGGTGGAGGCCACGCAGCTGGCGCGCGCGGAGTCGCTGCGCCTGGGCAAGCGCCGGGCGCATTTGGAGTACCAGGGGCAGCTGTTGTCGGTGGTGGACCTGGGGGCGCGGCTGGGCCTGCGCGCCCTGGCGCCGCCGGCCGAAGGGCAGCCGCTGCTGATTGTCCAGAGCGGTGGCAAGCGCGTGGCGCTGGTGGTGGACGCGGTGGTGGGGGACCGGGATCTGGTCATCCGCCCGCTGCCGTCGGAAGTCCGCGACGTGCCGGCCTGGCAGGGCGCGGCCACGCTCAGCCGTGGCGAGCTGCTGCTCATCTGCCGCCCGGACTGGCTGGTGACGGAGACGGTGCAGGTGCAGGTGTCGGCGCAGCGGCGGGCGCTGGTGGTGGACGACTCGCTCACCGCGCGGGCGCTGCACCGGGCCATGCTGGAGGCGGGCGGCTTCACGGTGCACCTGGCGGCCAGCGGGGCCCGGGCCCTGGACCGGCTCCAGTCGGACACCTACGACGTCGTCATCTGCGACCTGGACATGGAGGAGATGGACGGCATCCAGCTCATCGCGAAGCTGCGTGAGCGCCCGGAGACGGCGTCGCTGCCCGTCATCCTGGTCTCCGCGCACGACAGCTCGGTGGCGCGCGAGCGGGGCCTGAAGGCGGGCGCGGACGGCTACCTCAGCAAGCGCGAGTGCGCCGCGGGCCGTCTGCTGGCAGAGGTGCTGGACGTCATGAGCCGCCGGGGGAGTCGCGCGTGA
- a CDS encoding chemotaxis protein CheW — protein sequence MKVTPRTLEEAQEAEARELLERRASRLREQGENTVEEAVHWIAEFPLGEERYALSLEALRAALPLKMVSPVPLSAPHVVGVLRFQGQVLAALSLASLLGGHGWRQDPAVLLVVDRGDGELCALDCEAIPRPTTLPMSAVEAARVRAEGAVMEVFTQDRQLIHLIDLKRLFSATRGTGARHAR from the coding sequence ATGAAGGTCACCCCGCGGACGTTGGAAGAGGCCCAGGAGGCCGAGGCGCGCGAGCTGTTGGAGCGGCGCGCGTCCCGCCTGCGAGAGCAGGGGGAGAACACCGTCGAGGAGGCGGTCCACTGGATTGCCGAGTTCCCGCTCGGTGAGGAGCGCTACGCGCTCTCCCTGGAGGCGCTGCGCGCCGCGCTGCCCCTGAAGATGGTGTCGCCGGTGCCGCTGTCGGCGCCGCACGTCGTCGGGGTGCTGCGCTTCCAGGGCCAGGTGCTGGCCGCGCTCAGCCTGGCGTCGCTGCTGGGTGGCCACGGCTGGCGGCAGGACCCGGCGGTGCTGCTGGTGGTGGACCGCGGTGACGGCGAGCTGTGCGCGCTGGACTGCGAGGCCATTCCCCGCCCCACCACGCTGCCCATGAGCGCGGTGGAAGCCGCGCGGGTGCGCGCGGAGGGGGCGGTGATGGAGGTCTTCACGCAGGACCGGCAGCTCATCCACCTTATCGACCTGAAGCGGCTGTTCTCCGCCACGCGCGGCACGGGAGCCCGTCATGCCCGTTGA